One genomic window of Luteitalea pratensis includes the following:
- a CDS encoding PP2C family protein-serine/threonine phosphatase translates to MGATTTVTLGGSATDRGPVREVNEDRVLCEDRYGLYAIFDGVGGHNAGEVASQLALETLAGYIARSASNADDDTWPLGWDPRLSATSNRLRTAVVLANQRVHLAAQSDPSLEGMATTVAAVLVAGNVVSFAHVGDSRIYRLEPGPSRLLTEDDAATVDQFDADGERIGSRRALTRALGAETDVTPSMAEMPVPPHIRLLLCSDGLHGVIGLEEIDPEAFIGAPHSVAERLMTQAIDAGTRDNVSVLVVDVGEKA, encoded by the coding sequence ATGGGAGCCACCACTACCGTGACCCTGGGCGGCAGCGCTACCGACCGCGGACCAGTACGAGAAGTCAACGAGGACCGTGTCCTCTGCGAGGATCGCTACGGCCTGTACGCAATTTTCGATGGTGTCGGCGGCCACAACGCCGGTGAAGTGGCGTCGCAACTCGCGCTCGAGACGCTGGCCGGCTACATCGCCCGTTCGGCGAGCAACGCCGACGACGACACGTGGCCACTCGGGTGGGATCCGCGCCTCTCGGCGACGTCCAATCGCCTGCGCACTGCCGTCGTGCTGGCCAACCAGCGCGTGCACCTGGCCGCGCAATCCGATCCGAGCCTGGAGGGCATGGCCACGACCGTGGCTGCCGTCCTCGTGGCTGGCAACGTCGTTTCGTTCGCGCACGTCGGCGACAGCCGCATCTATCGCCTGGAGCCGGGGCCATCCCGACTGCTCACCGAAGACGACGCGGCGACGGTGGACCAGTTCGACGCCGACGGAGAACGCATCGGCTCGCGGCGCGCGCTCACGCGTGCGCTGGGTGCCGAAACCGACGTGACGCCGTCGATGGCCGAGATGCCGGTTCCGCCACACATCCGCCTCCTGCTCTGCAGCGACGGCCTGCATGGCGTCATCGGGCTCGAGGAGATCGATCCGGAGGCCTTCATCGGCGCCCCGCACTCCGTGGCGGAGCGGTTGATGACCCAGGCCATCGACGCCGGCACTCGCGACAACGTCAGCGTCCTCGTCGTGGACGTGGGAGAAAAGGCGTGA